The Acidobacteriota bacterium genome has a segment encoding these proteins:
- a CDS encoding deoxynucleoside kinase gives MNVRFHHIAVEGPVGVGKTALVNLMVERLGAEKINEVDNNPFLESFYEGEAEAAFLTQLFFLLSRYQQQQKLRQKPLFDRLTVADYLFDKDRIFAYVNLSDSELMLYERLYAILSREVPRPDLVIYLQADTSVLVKRIRARGREFERRISEDYLKALNDAYNNYFFNYNRTPLLVVNTSEIDFVHRKEDLEDLLKQIEVMDGGTRYYVPCGA, from the coding sequence ATGAACGTGCGCTTTCATCACATTGCCGTCGAGGGGCCCGTCGGCGTCGGGAAAACGGCGCTTGTGAACCTCATGGTCGAGCGGCTGGGAGCGGAGAAAATTAACGAGGTGGACAACAATCCCTTTTTGGAGAGCTTCTACGAAGGCGAGGCCGAGGCTGCTTTTCTGACGCAGCTCTTCTTTCTCCTGAGCCGCTACCAGCAGCAGCAAAAGCTCCGGCAGAAGCCCCTCTTCGACCGCCTCACGGTCGCCGACTACCTCTTCGACAAGGACCGCATCTTCGCGTACGTGAACCTCTCGGACAGCGAGCTGATGCTCTACGAGCGCCTCTACGCCATCTTGAGCCGGGAGGTACCTAGGCCCGACTTGGTCATCTACCTTCAGGCCGACACCTCCGTGCTCGTGAAGCGCATTCGCGCGCGCGGCCGGGAGTTCGAGCGGCGCATCTCGGAGGACTATTTGAAGGCCCTGAACGACGCCTATAACAATTACTTCTTTAATTACAACCGGACACCGCTTCTGGTGGTGAACACGTCGGAAATCGATTTCGTGCACCGAAAGGAAGACCTCGAAGATTTGTTGAAGCAAATTGAAGTCATGGACGGGGGCACGCGCTACTACGTGCCATGTGGAGCGTAG
- the plsX gene encoding phosphate acyltransferase PlsX, whose product MIRVALDAVGGDRGVEPNVRGASHALREWPDLAVLFVGPRSEVERALSRAETDRNRIELVEASEVVSMADPATAPLRQKPNSSIRVAANLVREGKADALVSAGNTGAAMAAAKVVMGTIEGVDRPALAWSLPTRSGLTVLTDVGANVDCKAHHLLQFAVMGSLYARILGSDNPRIALLSIGEEESKGDDLIRTVHKVLKGTSLNFVGNIDGKDLFSGKADVIVCDGVLGNVVLKTCESLVETLEGIMRSEFSASLWTRLGYLLSRPVLSRIRKRLDYTEYGGVPLLGIRGTTVVCHGRSNARAIQSALGAAIECERRKVNDRILAEVARLAETEADYFPTPVKKAIQP is encoded by the coding sequence ATGATTCGCGTAGCCCTTGATGCGGTGGGCGGAGACCGCGGCGTAGAGCCCAACGTGAGGGGTGCGTCGCATGCGCTCCGGGAGTGGCCGGACCTCGCGGTGCTCTTCGTGGGGCCGCGAAGCGAAGTCGAGCGGGCGCTTTCCCGCGCGGAGACGGACCGGAATCGAATCGAATTGGTGGAGGCGTCCGAGGTTGTTTCGATGGCCGACCCGGCCACGGCTCCCCTGCGCCAGAAGCCCAACTCCTCGATTCGCGTGGCCGCGAACCTCGTGCGCGAAGGCAAGGCCGACGCCCTCGTGAGCGCGGGGAACACGGGCGCCGCGATGGCGGCGGCCAAGGTGGTCATGGGGACCATCGAAGGCGTGGACCGGCCCGCCCTCGCCTGGTCTCTTCCGACACGCTCGGGGCTGACCGTCCTGACGGACGTGGGCGCTAACGTGGACTGCAAGGCGCACCACCTGCTGCAGTTTGCGGTCATGGGCTCCCTCTACGCCCGCATCTTGGGAAGCGACAACCCCCGAATCGCGCTCCTGAGCATCGGGGAAGAGGAGAGCAAGGGGGACGACCTGATTCGCACCGTTCACAAGGTGCTCAAGGGAACCAGCCTCAACTTCGTGGGCAACATCGACGGAAAAGATCTTTTCAGCGGCAAGGCCGACGTCATCGTCTGCGACGGCGTTCTGGGAAACGTCGTCTTGAAGACGTGCGAAAGCCTGGTCGAGACGTTGGAGGGCATCATGCGCTCCGAATTCTCCGCGAGCCTGTGGACGCGATTGGGATATCTCCTGTCCCGCCCCGTACTTTCACGGATACGCAAGCGCCTGGATTACACCGAGTACGGCGGCGTTCCGCTCCTGGGAATCCGGGGCACGACGGTCGTCTGCCACGGCCGCTCGAACGCCCGCGCCATCCAGAGCGCCCTCGGGGCCGCCATCGAGTGCGAGCGCCGCAAGGTAAACGACCGCATCCTCGCCGAAGTCGCCCGACTCGCGGAAACGGAAGCGGACTATTTCCCGACGCCGGTAAAAAAGGCCATCCAGCCATGA
- a CDS encoding DUF177 domain-containing protein, translating into MQKKSMYILSLHAAKQSGSFSERLRVPHEDLSKEGQAVVAKGLDADYTVRHVGGERFYLEGELRGKTRSACARCLAAMEHEVAHRLGTLLLPDCPGEDPGETERNPEEDIALRYDSNMEVALLPFLEEEIFLHYPLKPLCREDCRGLCPRCGANRNETRCAHEGEEDAPFDPRLLPLRMLRPRLARKHSP; encoded by the coding sequence ATGCAGAAAAAAAGCATGTATATTCTGTCGCTCCATGCCGCGAAGCAAAGCGGGAGTTTCTCGGAGCGCCTGCGCGTGCCGCACGAGGACCTTTCCAAAGAAGGACAGGCGGTCGTTGCCAAGGGTCTCGACGCGGACTACACCGTGCGCCACGTGGGCGGCGAGCGCTTTTACCTCGAAGGCGAGCTTCGAGGGAAAACCCGTAGCGCATGCGCACGATGCCTGGCGGCCATGGAGCATGAGGTGGCGCATCGGCTCGGGACGCTCCTTCTCCCCGACTGCCCGGGCGAGGATCCAGGTGAAACGGAAAGGAATCCCGAGGAGGACATTGCCCTGCGCTACGATTCCAACATGGAGGTGGCCCTCCTGCCGTTCTTGGAAGAGGAAATTTTTTTGCATTATCCCCTGAAACCCCTGTGTCGGGAAGACTGCCGCGGCCTTTGTCCGCGGTGCGGTGCGAATCGAAACGAGACGCGCTGCGCGCATGAGGGGGAAGAGGACGCCCCGTTCGACCCGCGCCTTCTGCCCCTGCGCATGCTCCGCCCGCGTCTGGCTCGGAAACACTCGCCGTGA
- a CDS encoding ketoacyl-ACP synthase III, translating to MTRRRAGIVGTGSALPPTVLTNAYFESLPELRTSDQWIIEHTGIRERRKAAPGEGLSLYATEAAKRALEMANLAAEELDLIICGTFTPDVPIPGSSNLIQANLAAKRAAAFDLQAACSGFVYAAVVAQQFIETGKYRRVLAVGADLLSRVTDFTDRTTCILFGDGAGAVVMRDVEPEFGILASNIHSDGAQGQFLTVPAGGSLLPASHETVEQRLHFVRMEGKATFKIAVRSMERSAEDALRQAGYGVEDVKLFIAHQANKRISDAVVDRLGLSPDRVYENIERVGNTSAGSIPIALDEAVRQGRVRQGDLVLLTAFGGGLTWGSVLLRWAIK from the coding sequence ATGACGCGGCGCCGCGCGGGAATCGTGGGGACAGGTTCCGCCCTGCCCCCGACCGTTCTGACGAACGCCTATTTCGAAAGCCTGCCCGAGCTGCGCACGAGCGATCAATGGATTATCGAGCACACGGGCATACGCGAGCGCCGCAAGGCAGCCCCGGGGGAGGGACTCTCCCTTTACGCCACGGAGGCCGCAAAGCGGGCGCTTGAGATGGCGAACCTTGCCGCCGAAGAGCTTGACCTCATCATCTGCGGCACGTTCACGCCGGATGTGCCCATTCCGGGAAGCTCCAACCTTATCCAGGCCAACCTCGCCGCCAAGCGCGCCGCGGCCTTCGACCTTCAGGCCGCGTGCTCGGGTTTCGTCTATGCGGCCGTCGTGGCGCAGCAGTTCATCGAGACGGGAAAGTACCGAAGAGTGCTGGCGGTGGGGGCCGACCTGCTCTCGCGCGTGACCGATTTCACGGACCGCACGACGTGCATCCTTTTCGGCGACGGCGCGGGCGCCGTCGTCATGCGGGACGTGGAGCCGGAGTTCGGCATTCTGGCGTCAAACATTCATAGCGACGGCGCACAGGGCCAATTTTTAACCGTTCCCGCGGGCGGCTCGCTCCTCCCTGCCTCGCACGAGACCGTCGAGCAGCGTCTGCATTTCGTCCGGATGGAGGGGAAGGCGACTTTCAAGATCGCCGTGCGCAGCATGGAGCGTTCCGCCGAGGATGCGCTCAGGCAAGCCGGCTACGGGGTCGAGGACGTTAAGCTCTTCATCGCCCACCAGGCCAACAAGCGCATCTCGGATGCCGTGGTCGATCGCCTGGGCCTTTCTCCCGACCGGGTCTACGAAAACATAGAGCGAGTCGGGAACACCTCGGCCGGCTCCATTCCCATCGCGCTCGACGAGGCCGTGCGCCAAGGCCGCGTCCGGCAGGGCGACCTGGTGCTCTTGACGGCCTTCGGGGGCGGCCTCACGTGGGGCTCCGTCCTCCTGCGCTGGGCGATTAAATAA
- the uvrC gene encoding excinuclease ABC subunit UvrC → MEAAQAKTLPAEPGVYLFKDGRGKILYVGKAKNLRARVRSYFTGGAASPRIEKMLRGAADVECVVTDSDVEALGLENNLIKEHRPPYNVLLRDDKTYPYIKITTGEAFPEAVITRRVERDGHGHFGPYIPPASAKRLLRFLHTHFKIRQCTGDISKKRARSCLYYQLHQCDGPCSKLIPKRAYRRQVEDAVMFLRGRRGELAKALLRRMGEASAAMRYEEAANLRDLVRTLETTAPGVQKAATATEKEADVFGFAREAQTRRGRGRRAALHVFVIRGGDIVHHRRFVWKSLDGAPARPGSEAALVETAVSQYYNLTDDVPREVLLPCLPPAHETLEAWLREKRSRLRPRRTALRVRLVVPERGEKKKLLVLAERNARLCLEDPAVALAQETPSEPWAVLGLEAAPQRVDAFDVSHWRGAETVASMVVWKNKKFAKGEYRRYGVREAPASDDLAAMREVIGRRFRRAIEEASEMPDLVLVDGGAGQVGAAREALKEFHLDRLPLVGLAKREELLYFPERREPLHLPRTSPVLRTLQRLRDEAHRFAVAYHRKRRAKRTFQTALTEIPGIGEKRARRLLRIFGSAEAVARAEESALTPVLGKKLARRIREVLK, encoded by the coding sequence ATGGAGGCCGCACAGGCGAAGACCCTTCCCGCGGAGCCGGGCGTCTATCTCTTCAAGGACGGCCGGGGAAAGATTCTCTACGTCGGCAAAGCCAAGAACCTGCGCGCCCGCGTCCGCTCGTACTTCACCGGGGGGGCGGCGTCGCCGCGCATCGAGAAGATGCTGCGCGGGGCGGCGGACGTGGAGTGCGTCGTGACGGACAGCGACGTCGAGGCCCTGGGGCTCGAAAACAACCTCATCAAGGAGCACCGCCCGCCCTACAACGTCCTCCTGCGCGACGATAAAACTTACCCTTACATCAAAATCACGACGGGCGAGGCGTTTCCCGAGGCGGTCATCACGCGCCGCGTCGAGCGGGACGGCCACGGCCACTTCGGCCCCTACATCCCGCCCGCCTCGGCCAAGCGGCTCCTGCGGTTCCTGCACACCCACTTCAAGATTCGCCAGTGCACCGGCGACATTTCCAAAAAACGCGCCCGGAGCTGCCTCTACTACCAGCTCCACCAGTGCGACGGCCCATGCTCGAAACTCATCCCGAAGCGGGCCTATCGCCGCCAGGTGGAGGACGCCGTCATGTTCCTGCGCGGGCGGCGCGGAGAGCTCGCGAAGGCGCTCCTTAGGCGCATGGGCGAGGCCTCCGCCGCCATGCGCTACGAGGAGGCGGCGAATTTGAGGGACCTCGTGCGGACGCTCGAAACCACGGCCCCCGGCGTCCAGAAGGCGGCGACGGCCACGGAGAAGGAGGCCGACGTGTTCGGCTTCGCCCGCGAGGCCCAGACTCGCCGTGGGCGGGGCCGCCGGGCGGCGCTCCACGTATTCGTCATCCGCGGGGGCGACATCGTCCACCACCGGCGTTTCGTCTGGAAAAGCCTCGACGGCGCGCCCGCACGGCCGGGAAGCGAGGCGGCTCTAGTCGAGACGGCGGTGTCCCAGTACTACAACCTGACCGACGACGTGCCGCGCGAGGTTCTTCTGCCGTGCCTTCCTCCGGCGCACGAGACCCTCGAGGCATGGCTTCGGGAGAAGCGAAGCCGCCTGCGGCCTAGGCGCACCGCCCTCCGCGTGCGCCTCGTCGTTCCCGAGCGCGGAGAAAAAAAGAAATTGCTTGTGCTCGCCGAGCGCAACGCGCGCCTCTGCCTCGAAGACCCGGCCGTCGCCCTGGCGCAGGAGACTCCTTCCGAGCCCTGGGCCGTGCTCGGGCTCGAAGCCGCGCCGCAGCGCGTCGACGCCTTCGACGTGTCGCACTGGCGGGGCGCCGAGACGGTGGCGTCCATGGTGGTCTGGAAAAACAAAAAGTTCGCCAAGGGCGAGTACCGGCGCTACGGCGTTCGGGAGGCCCCGGCGAGCGACGACCTCGCCGCGATGCGCGAGGTCATCGGCCGCCGCTTCCGCCGCGCCATCGAGGAAGCTTCCGAGATGCCCGACCTCGTGCTCGTGGACGGGGGCGCCGGTCAGGTGGGCGCGGCGCGCGAGGCTCTGAAAGAATTCCACCTCGACCGCCTGCCGCTCGTTGGGCTCGCGAAGCGGGAGGAGCTACTGTATTTTCCGGAGCGCAGGGAGCCGCTTCACCTGCCGCGCACCTCGCCCGTGCTGAGGACGCTTCAGCGGCTGAGGGACGAGGCGCACCGTTTCGCCGTTGCGTACCACCGCAAGCGCCGCGCGAAGCGCACGTTCCAGACGGCGCTCACGGAAATTCCCGGCATCGGCGAGAAGCGCGCCCGACGCCTCCTGAGAATCTTCGGCTCCGCCGAGGCCGTCGCCCGCGCCGAGGAAAGCGCGCTCACGCCGGTGCTCGGCAAGAAGCTGGCGAGGAGGATCAGGGAGGTTTTGAAATGA
- a CDS encoding sigma-54-dependent Fis family transcriptional regulator has translation MDILIVEDKASLRKALVEALRGEGYSVEEAADGAAALEHLKARRFRLVLTDLKLPKKDGLEVLEAARGVDPPSAVVVMTAYGTVGDAVRAVKGGAVDFLEKPVDIERLLAVVRRAMREQALLYEHLLLKEEMAERYDLPRIVGESEGLKEVAAALQKAATTDATVLLQGESGTGKELFAHAVHALSARKDAPFVALNCAAIPDALLENELFGHEKGSYTGAHEARIGKFELAHRGTLFMDEISELHPNLQGKVLRVIQEKTFERIGGLASIEVNVRLVVATNRNLEEETKAGRFREDLFYRLNVFPLTVPPLRERRGDILLLAAHFLERAARQAGKKGLSLSGAAEEVLLAYDWPGNVRELQNAVERAVILADGEHIEPAHLMLESASSLGEKSWLASAPLEGALKEAVERVKNAVEKEKIVRALRAADGDAARAAKALGLGAKTFATKCRTHGIS, from the coding sequence ATGGACATTCTCATCGTCGAGGACAAGGCGAGCCTGCGCAAGGCGCTCGTCGAGGCGCTGCGGGGCGAGGGCTACAGCGTCGAGGAGGCGGCCGACGGGGCGGCGGCGCTCGAGCACCTCAAGGCGCGCCGCTTCCGCCTCGTGCTCACCGATCTGAAGCTTCCCAAAAAGGACGGCCTCGAAGTGCTCGAGGCGGCGCGCGGCGTAGACCCCCCTTCGGCCGTGGTCGTGATGACGGCCTACGGCACGGTGGGCGACGCCGTGCGCGCCGTCAAGGGCGGCGCCGTCGATTTCCTGGAAAAACCCGTGGACATCGAGCGCCTCCTCGCCGTCGTCCGGCGCGCCATGCGCGAGCAGGCGCTCCTGTACGAGCACCTTCTTTTGAAGGAGGAGATGGCCGAGCGCTACGACCTGCCGCGGATTGTGGGCGAATCGGAGGGCCTCAAGGAGGTGGCGGCGGCGCTCCAGAAGGCCGCGACCACGGACGCCACCGTGCTCCTCCAGGGAGAAAGCGGCACGGGGAAAGAGCTGTTTGCTCACGCCGTCCATGCCCTGAGCGCGCGCAAGGACGCGCCTTTCGTCGCGCTCAACTGCGCCGCCATTCCCGACGCGCTTCTGGAGAACGAGCTCTTCGGCCACGAAAAAGGCTCCTACACTGGCGCGCACGAGGCGCGCATCGGAAAGTTCGAGCTCGCGCACCGCGGCACGCTCTTCATGGACGAGATATCGGAGCTCCATCCCAATCTGCAGGGAAAGGTGTTGCGCGTCATCCAGGAGAAAACGTTCGAGCGCATCGGCGGCCTCGCCTCCATCGAGGTGAACGTCCGGCTCGTGGTGGCCACGAACCGAAACCTCGAGGAGGAGACCAAGGCCGGCCGCTTCCGCGAAGACCTCTTCTACCGCCTGAACGTTTTTCCCCTGACCGTTCCCCCTCTGCGCGAGCGGCGCGGCGACATTTTGCTCCTTGCGGCGCATTTTCTGGAGCGCGCGGCGCGGCAGGCGGGAAAGAAGGGGCTTTCCCTGTCCGGGGCCGCCGAGGAGGTGCTTCTCGCCTACGATTGGCCGGGGAACGTGAGAGAACTTCAAAACGCCGTGGAGCGCGCCGTGATCCTCGCCGACGGGGAGCACATCGAGCCCGCGCACCTCATGCTCGAAAGCGCCTCGTCTCTCGGCGAGAAGTCCTGGCTCGCCTCGGCGCCCCTCGAGGGAGCGCTCAAGGAAGCGGTCGAGCGCGTAAAGAACGCCGTCGAGAAGGAGAAGATCGTGCGTGCCCTGCGTGCGGCGGACGGCGACGCGGCGCGAGCCGCCAAGGCGCTCGGCCTCGGCGCGAAGACTTTCGCCACAAAGTGCCGGACCCACGGGATTTCGTGA
- the rpmF gene encoding 50S ribosomal protein L32, whose amino-acid sequence MANPRRKFSKQRKRKRQGQQRLVAPRLTACPQCMEPKLPHRVCPKCGYYAGTSVLPSKEE is encoded by the coding sequence ATGGCAAATCCCCGTCGGAAATTTTCTAAACAGCGCAAGCGAAAACGCCAGGGTCAGCAGCGTCTTGTGGCTCCGCGCCTGACGGCGTGCCCGCAGTGCATGGAGCCGAAGCTTCCGCATCGCGTGTGTCCGAAGTGCGGTTACTACGCTGGGACGTCGGTTCTGCCCTCCAAGGAAGAGTAA
- a CDS encoding pantoate--beta-alanine ligase: MEIVRKLNRMRSLARQGRREGKTIGLVPTMGCFHEGHLSLMRRSREMADVTVVSILVNPTQFGSDEDYEKYPRDIVRDAELASQEGVDYLFVPEVEEMYPQPFYAYVNVSSLSKVLCGAHRAGHFRGVATVVMKFLHIVAPHFAFFGFKDAQQSVLIETMVRDLNMDVEMVVCPTVREADGLAMGSRNTHLSKEERQSATSLYRALQAAEELFHEGEREASVLRDKMREVMEAALHTRVDYAEISHPRTLEALEHVDHEALASVAAFVGSTRLIDNLFLKTPDV; encoded by the coding sequence ATGGAAATCGTCCGAAAGCTGAACCGCATGCGAAGCCTCGCCCGCCAGGGGCGGCGCGAGGGAAAGACCATCGGCCTCGTGCCCACCATGGGGTGCTTTCATGAAGGGCATTTATCGCTCATGCGCAGGAGCCGCGAAATGGCCGACGTGACGGTCGTGAGCATCCTCGTCAATCCCACCCAGTTCGGCTCTGACGAGGATTATGAGAAATATCCCCGCGACATCGTCCGCGACGCAGAGCTCGCCTCGCAGGAGGGGGTGGATTACCTCTTTGTGCCCGAGGTGGAAGAAATGTACCCGCAGCCTTTTTACGCTTACGTCAACGTAAGCAGCCTCTCGAAGGTGCTTTGCGGCGCGCACCGCGCGGGTCACTTCCGCGGCGTGGCGACGGTGGTCATGAAGTTTCTTCATATCGTGGCGCCGCACTTCGCGTTCTTCGGGTTCAAGGACGCCCAGCAGTCCGTCCTCATCGAGACCATGGTGCGGGATCTCAACATGGACGTCGAGATGGTCGTCTGCCCCACCGTGCGCGAGGCCGACGGCCTCGCCATGGGCTCCCGGAACACGCATCTCTCGAAGGAGGAGCGCCAGAGCGCCACATCGCTCTACCGCGCCCTTCAGGCCGCCGAGGAGCTTTTCCATGAGGGCGAGCGGGAGGCATCGGTGCTGCGGGACAAGATGCGCGAGGTCATGGAAGCCGCGCTGCACACGCGCGTAGACTACGCCGAAATCTCCCACCCTCGGACGCTCGAGGCCCTCGAGCACGTCGACCACGAGGCGCTCGCGAGCGTGGCGGCCTTCGTGGGCTCGACGCGTCTCATCGACAATCTTTTCCTGAAAACGCCCGATGTCTAG
- a CDS encoding PEGA domain-containing protein encodes MRIFCCILALGVTCTAASAEIPQTGDAARLEGLLARAAEQYEALALEDAAALLGQILDDPWSKAYPEEARPILVRAHELRGACFYNMGQSERAEKDFTALAELAPAHVFDAALPSRAADLFEEIRKNRVARLTVRSDPAGAAVFVDGVHVGAAPLESVPVLSGHRVVRIELEGFKEHEEALELEIGERADLKPVLSPTHRKALFLTAPSDVEILVDGELAGRTEGHAAMKFAEAAEKRGIALEELSAPFITPPLTEGRHAVRFERPCYEPASLDVDISIDPEARLAPAEFDPVVLKRSTAALEISSKPEGLEVAVDGRTLGRTPFRAEDICSGERRVRVRDPEVESAWFETVTFARDSVVTLDVSPRPTLAFLGIFREGTLERQEKKTKTLAKELRALGRYNLLDVPGEFVPWDKENPETFLGRAIGKFSAAELALTALDRGHETRFFIAAAPNAPPDEFHSRRALKDVLKTDVSVFSASLGMSVMDVRFAEGVYVYYVAPKGPAAEAGIAPGGVLLAVDGRSLGSAEDFHAALEALKPGEEVSLSMAGQEEPLPLRPVATPTLTILSETHASLHSFVSHMRFLARTARDPLEREVALLNLGAALCRLDRPDEALEILSEVEIPDAADGTRRAGIGHGTLQYLFGLAYLKRGDTSSAHDALRAAASSASTLESDFDLPVASLAERLLRHLEP; translated from the coding sequence ATGCGCATTTTTTGTTGCATTCTCGCCTTGGGCGTAACATGCACGGCGGCAAGCGCCGAAATCCCGCAGACGGGCGATGCGGCGCGCCTGGAAGGGCTTCTCGCCCGCGCGGCCGAGCAGTACGAGGCCCTCGCGCTGGAGGACGCAGCGGCCCTCTTGGGACAGATTCTCGACGACCCGTGGAGCAAGGCGTATCCCGAGGAGGCGCGCCCCATCCTCGTGCGCGCCCACGAGCTGCGGGGCGCGTGCTTCTACAACATGGGCCAATCGGAGCGGGCCGAGAAGGATTTCACCGCTTTGGCGGAGCTGGCGCCGGCCCATGTCTTCGACGCGGCGCTCCCTTCGCGCGCCGCCGACCTTTTCGAGGAAATTCGAAAGAACCGCGTCGCGCGCCTCACGGTACGGAGCGATCCGGCGGGAGCGGCGGTGTTTGTGGACGGCGTGCACGTTGGCGCGGCACCCCTCGAATCGGTGCCCGTTCTTTCGGGGCACCGCGTTGTGCGCATTGAGCTGGAGGGCTTCAAGGAGCACGAGGAGGCGCTTGAGCTCGAAATCGGCGAGCGCGCCGACCTCAAGCCCGTGCTCTCTCCCACGCACCGAAAAGCCCTGTTTCTGACCGCGCCCTCCGACGTCGAAATCCTGGTGGACGGAGAGCTCGCGGGGCGGACCGAAGGACACGCCGCGATGAAATTCGCGGAAGCGGCGGAGAAGCGCGGCATCGCCCTGGAAGAGCTGTCCGCCCCGTTCATCACGCCTCCCCTCACGGAAGGGAGGCACGCGGTGCGCTTCGAGCGACCGTGCTACGAGCCGGCGTCGCTCGACGTGGACATCTCGATCGACCCCGAAGCGCGCCTCGCGCCCGCGGAATTCGACCCCGTGGTGCTCAAGCGAAGCACCGCGGCGCTTGAAATCTCCTCGAAGCCCGAAGGGCTGGAAGTCGCCGTGGACGGCAGGACGCTCGGAAGGACGCCGTTTCGGGCGGAGGACATATGCAGCGGCGAGCGCCGGGTGCGCGTCCGCGACCCGGAGGTGGAAAGCGCGTGGTTTGAAACGGTCACCTTCGCCCGCGACTCGGTCGTGACGCTCGACGTGAGCCCGCGTCCAACGCTTGCTTTCCTAGGAATTTTCCGCGAGGGAACGCTTGAGCGGCAGGAGAAAAAGACAAAAACGCTCGCCAAGGAGCTGCGTGCACTCGGGCGTTACAACCTTCTGGACGTTCCCGGCGAATTCGTCCCCTGGGACAAGGAGAATCCCGAAACGTTCCTCGGACGCGCGATAGGGAAGTTTTCAGCAGCCGAGCTCGCCCTGACGGCGCTCGACCGGGGGCACGAGACCCGCTTTTTCATAGCCGCCGCTCCCAACGCACCGCCCGACGAGTTTCACTCGCGCAGAGCCCTCAAGGATGTGCTTAAAACCGACGTTTCCGTCTTCTCGGCATCGCTCGGAATGAGCGTCATGGACGTCCGCTTCGCCGAAGGGGTCTACGTCTATTACGTGGCGCCGAAGGGGCCGGCGGCAGAGGCCGGAATTGCCCCCGGCGGCGTGCTGCTGGCCGTCGACGGACGCTCCCTCGGTTCCGCGGAGGACTTCCACGCCGCGCTCGAAGCGCTCAAGCCGGGCGAGGAGGTTTCGCTCAGCATGGCGGGCCAAGAGGAGCCGCTGCCCCTGCGCCCCGTGGCCACGCCCACGCTTACAATTCTTTCCGAAACCCACGCGTCGCTCCACTCTTTCGTCTCCCATATGCGCTTCCTGGCGCGAACGGCGCGGGATCCGCTCGAGCGCGAGGTGGCGCTTTTGAACCTGGGCGCCGCTCTCTGCCGCCTCGATCGCCCCGACGAGGCCCTCGAGATTCTCTCCGAGGTGGAGATTCCCGACGCGGCGGACGGCACGAGGCGCGCGGGCATCGGGCACGGGACGCTCCAGTACCTTTTCGGTCTTGCCTACCTGAAGCGCGGCGACACGTCCTCTGCGCACGACGCCCTTCGCGCCGCCGCTTCAAGCGCTTCGACGCTCGAGAGCGACTTCGACCTGCCCGTCGCCTCCCTCGCCGAGCGCCTCCTGCGCCACCTGGAGCCGTAG
- the panB gene encoding 3-methyl-2-oxobutanoate hydroxymethyltransferase: MNAHSGDAAAAGAGQRVTVSSIRERKTSERPIAALTAYDYASARLADEAGMDIILVGDSLAMVVLGYENTLPVTVDEMLHHMRAVARGAKRALLVADMPYMSYHASVEEAVRNAGRFVKEGGAQAVKIEGGRKRLPAVRAILDAEVPVMGHIGLTPQSLHRMGGYKVQGRVPPEAQALLDDARALEEAGIFSLVLEGMPRELACDITRAVSIPTIGIGAGPGCGGQILVFHDVLGLCEGNSPKFARRYLKGFSVMKEALERYAEDVRAGKFPSDDESYHSPKGAPLRFPARRETKR; this comes from the coding sequence ATGAACGCACACTCAGGCGACGCGGCGGCTGCCGGAGCAGGCCAGCGCGTCACCGTGTCAAGCATCCGCGAGCGGAAAACCTCCGAGCGGCCCATCGCGGCCCTTACGGCCTACGACTACGCCTCCGCTCGCCTCGCCGACGAGGCGGGAATGGACATCATCCTGGTGGGCGACTCGCTCGCGATGGTCGTGCTCGGCTACGAGAACACGCTGCCTGTCACCGTGGACGAGATGCTCCACCACATGCGCGCCGTGGCGCGCGGCGCGAAGCGCGCGCTCCTGGTGGCCGACATGCCCTACATGTCCTACCACGCCAGCGTCGAGGAGGCCGTGCGGAACGCCGGGCGCTTCGTGAAGGAAGGCGGCGCCCAGGCCGTGAAAATCGAGGGGGGCCGGAAACGCCTGCCCGCGGTACGCGCCATCCTCGACGCCGAGGTGCCCGTCATGGGGCACATCGGCCTGACGCCGCAGTCGCTTCACCGCATGGGCGGCTACAAGGTGCAGGGCAGAGTGCCTCCGGAGGCGCAGGCGCTCCTCGACGACGCGCGCGCGCTTGAGGAGGCGGGAATTTTTTCGCTCGTTCTGGAAGGGATGCCGCGCGAGCTTGCCTGCGACATCACACGGGCCGTCTCCATCCCCACTATCGGCATCGGCGCCGGCCCCGGCTGCGGCGGGCAAATACTTGTTTTCCACGACGTGCTCGGCCTGTGCGAAGGGAATTCTCCCAAGTTCGCCCGCCGTTACCTGAAAGGTTTTTCCGTGATGAAGGAGGCGCTCGAGCGCTACGCCGAGGACGTGCGCGCGGGAAAGTTTCCCTCGGACGACGAATCGTACCACTCGCCAAAAGGTGCCCCCCTGCGCTTTCCCGCCAGGCGGGAGACGAAGAGATAG